The DNA region cgtcagaaaatgattaaatagTGCGggcaattaaataagcagttaaaagtcTTATTCCTCCAATTTAATTTTTGGTCGCGTtgtcggtttacacctgaacaaccttgaaattatttatacggatttgtgattcctctctttccatcattcccttggttTTGACATGTTATtcgataaatataaattaaatgaattactcacaaaaaagataacaatgttttgcttcttttgccaaaaacaaattttaaaatatataataaGATAAGATTTACTAAGTTGGaagctgtttaaatttttaatttaaacatttttaaatttaatttgacaaACTTATCCAGGGTCAGCAGGGTCGAAGgacataaactaaaaaaaaaatggatcggAACGGAAAAACGtcatccgaagtttcgattattcggtgcgaaatttttccgaggccttcggataatcgagtctggactgtatttcttTTCATTAATTATTATTCATGTTTGCTGGATAGTaacctgtcccattttgaggtcaagtcgaggaatttcaggtgctcacttctcaaatgatagattatgatgttaggaacaatgttttcttagacaagaaaaaataataaaatactttctcgcaccccctattcgatttactgaaaaaagtcactttttttaacaaattttctaaaatcgcttggaatcaatacaaatactgtttcgatcaggtgtgtattatcttcaaacgataggtttttgtccatatattaagatgcactatcaatattggaccaaaatttaagtttttagacTCTCCCatgcggatttgtgtcgaaaaaatcgcattttttcgaaacttttttcagaaatgttcatttgatTTAGGGTAGCcaatttttcccagtaaaaccaatacatgcagcttgtaggaaatttcatggctaACATTTTTccttctgagaaaatgcaatttcgccacttcagagccgagatatttgagttttagtgtggaaaaaagtgccaattttcaaaatttctcagaattctgaaggcctactaattacatgatgttgcaagcatatgtcttaaaggtcagggtatgcattcttatagtaattttggccgctgaatccgaatttaaaatcaagtttcgtgtaaacagtgatgttttgtcAGTTCGGCATTCTTTCAAGGGATTTTGCGAAATCTagcacattttttgatatattttcctGTTCAAGATTACAGGGACACAAGCAAGAATAACCTTTTCAACGGTCTTATTGAATACTAATACACACCGACGGAGTATCAACAATAAACAGTCCAACCGCAAATGTCGCACAAGacaaaactaaacaaatcaGCTTGGATTTATCTCAAAGTGTAAACAAGTATTATGATtcaaaataagttcaatttttcTGTCACTATCAGTATTTGATTATTCATAAGCACATAGCCGCAATACATGCCCTCTTGTTGATCAGCGACAACAAGATAATCTTTGCGTTCAAAATCGACCGTAAAAAATTGTTGTGTCGAAGCACACATCTTCACCAGCTATGAAGAAACATGGTCTTCAACAAGCAGCGCTCTGAAATTAGGTCATGAGTTAGAAAAAGTGTctgacaaaaaaatcttaaaatagatGCTTTCATTGTTATTACTTCTAACGTAGGTGGAAACTCTTCAAGTGGTGCTTTGTCGTAAGTTAAGAGGTGTGTTATTGTGTTTGCTTATTAGTCAGATATCACAGGTTTAATTGATAATACTCTTAAGTTACAGGTAGAACAGAGTTTGCCAGCATGGGAGAAGAACATCACGTCCATTTTGACGCCGCAGTGATAAACGATGAACTCCACGATAACACAGTCATTTATCAAATATCAGGCGAAGGAAAGCAGCTCACGGTTCATTTGGGATTTCTTCAGATAAAACATAGATATCGCCTTGAGCTTAATATACCGGTGAATGCGCTTGCCGAGGCTGGTTTCGATGTGGGGTCAAACAAAAGTTTCATCGTTGAAGAAAAAGCAATTCCAAACATCAACTGCAAATTGCTTACCTTTCCCACAAATATCCTGACCGATCGAGATGGAAAACAGCACTACACTGTTGAGGTGGAGTTTTTTGCGCATAAGgaaaaacttttgaaagaacATTTGGAGGTGTGTGGCAGTGAAGATCATGACCGCAAGCTGCACCTTACATTTGTAGCACGTGTTTTGGGCCGTGGAAAAGGAACGCCAATGCTACGAGATGGCATACATTTGATTTCCGTAGAAGATAATGAAGAATCCGAACTGTCTGATTGGCAGGGTTTCCCAGCTAAAtaaaaatgctgattttttcatactttttaacTAGCTAAatattttgtcatgtttttaacaatggtttttgaaaaaaatatatgcatcAATCTACGCTTAAGtatggtttatttttttctgagactTTCCATCGCAATTTTTAGAAGCATGGTGATCAAGCAGATCTACCTCCAGTACCgatgtttataattttttacgcGACACTAAGTTTACTTATCTCACTTATTTATGTATTCaatatttttcctaaatttgaaatattatcTGGGCCGAAACGTgggaaatataaataaaaacgtATTATGATTTtaggttaaaaaatgtttggtttCTTGAATTTGTCAGTATTTTCTGAAATACTCATGATATTCTGTAAGAGTACGTGAAACTTACATCCACTTTACAGTTTAGCAGAAAAACTAACTTGCGTGTCTTAGTGACTTATTTTGTGTAATTCCAagcgcatttttttacattaagccTAATAGAACGCTTTCCCAATGTAATGAGTGCAATCGGAATTTCAATCCTCAACTAGGACCAATACAACTGGTGATCATTTCCCtatggattcgattgcttatttCAAGCTAGATTTTTGTCTCTTATAGGTAAATGTAGTCCCGACAGTCAAGAGTGTTACTATCAGGAACGGAGAAATTatcaacattgatttaaaaaaaatcatttgataaaTTAAACAAGCCGActatatattaaattttttgaaattttttttttaaatggtggcagtgcgtggccgaatggttacgctgtccgcgattctgggttcgattcccatctgctccaaccttccatcggatgaggaagtaaaatgtcggtcccggccctggttgttaggccgttaagtcattccaggtgtaggagtcgtctccatgccataagtacaaacaacacaccaaaccaagcctactccggtggaatcgctggcggcggttggactcgcaatccaaaggtcatcagttcaaacactggggtggaaggttccttggagtagaaagaggtttgggtgctctccccattcaagccttcggactcctagattcgagcagaaacttgcaatatagaccacaaaagacccgtgGGTCGTTAATgcggatggtttgattttttttgttaaatcgaatttccatttttggtttagaatcatattttttttttttttcaaaaatgtgtgaaCAAATTTTGTCCATATTTTTCTTAGCTTAAAAGCTGTCTTTTTGTCAACGATCGTTGGGAATTTCTCTGTTTattaaaagacaaaaaaagaaaaataatcgaTTTTAAAGAGAGTAACTATTTTCATTTATGTGAAACGTTTGTTTAGAACATAAcactaaacaatattttaacccaatgaaaaaaaaaaaaaaacacacatattacGGTGAATAGCGATTTCAAGAAgacttttttgtatgaaattatgtttttttaaccgACTTTAACGATCTATAGCCTAAACTTAACCTTAAACCTaacaaattggctcaaaatttgcacaggcatatattttttatttaaagaatcGAGCCGGGGGGTAGTAATGGGAACTTatctaaatcaaaaaattaaaaaatcatgttcaaactTTCGGAAATCCTGCGAATAACATAacaaattaaccctctactgcccaattttttcccgaagttttttatttttcctgtgtttaggaggtcattttgagaaactttagttctactaaaaaaaatacttcttttgttttatgtttttcttgttttattttcagtattttaattagcttttttcttgtttagtttatttttgtttttgtagtatttggcctattctttCACCTCCTattattacattttgcctatctaattttttcacgtttttacagtcacttttacaattttttgcttgtttttaacattttctgttatcgaatgacactacaaaaattactgcatacttctttttttgtttggttgaaaatcTAGCTGTATTAAAAGAGTTTCTAagctttttatgaaaaaatcctcctCCTCCTATATCAATGCTAGGATATGAAAATTATAAGCAACTTCTTTTTATAGAGTTCAATCAATCAAATTCGcagaaaaaaaggtttgaaTGGATATATTGCAAAATTAGAACTGCatctgcaaaacaaaaaaatgtttcaacaaaTTAAACTGTAAACTAATGGTACAAGAAATATTAGCTTCCCTTTCTTGCTACCAGAGTGCTTCCCTCGACGGTACAGTAGAAGCTTTGGTAGAAGTATACACAGGCAACATTACAGTATTGACATCGTCCAAACATCACTCTCCCATTGAAACGTAGGAGCTACATAAGAAAAGTCGCGTCgtgatatttataaattttctttccttaaaatagtttaaaataacGTTGTAAAACTAGATAAAAACGTTACCATTGTGAGAACAATGTAGAAAAGAAGGCAACAGTAGTGCGTTTGATCGGATTACGCATAGGAAAAAGTGGATTCAGAGCCAATTAAACTGTGGCATCACGGCAGACATATTTGAGAGTTTCTTTTTCAGCGTTGATTCAACACTTCACACTATCGTAGGATTATCaccgaaaaaataaataaactaacGGTAAGGGTTTTCAGTTGTGTCAGTGACTTTGTTTTTAGTATATTATCTTCTTTTCTTTAGATAAATGTGGGAAAACATGAATATGAGGCCGTTGAAAAGGCCACGGCTTGGTCCACCGGATGTGTACCCGCAGGAGGCGAAGCAACGAGAAGATGAGCTTACATCAACCCATGTGAAGCACGGCTTTGCCACCGAACACAAGCTGTCGGAGGAGTTTGGTACAGCGAGAAATTGCAATGTGACTGCCAGTAAAGTTGGGGCCTATTTTAATGCTATACTGGCAAGGAAAGAGGAGCTTATGACACTTCCGGATTCCGGCAGGAAGAAGCAACAGATCAATCCGAAGGACAATTTCTGGCCCGTTACGGCGAGGAATAAAGCCACCTTGGATACGTGGTTCAAGGATCTAGCTGGAACTAAACCACTCAGCAGTTTGGCGAAGAAAGCACCAAGTTTCAACAAAAAGGAAGAGATTTTTGCAATGTTGTGTGAAAATCAAGTTACAATGCAGAGAGCAGCATGGTTCATCAAGCTCAGTTCCGCTTATACGGTGGCTGTTTCGgaggcaaaaattaaaaagcgaCAAATGCCCGATCCCGCCACGGAGTGGACTGGGACGTTGATTAAATTTATGAAGGACTTGGTTCCAAAATTGCACGATCACTATCATCAAGGCCCCGTTCAGGAGAAACCACTCAATAGTTCGAGTTCGACGGGACCGGCTGGGGCTATGACGCCAAACTCCAGCCTAAATACAAACTCGTCAACGATACCACCCCCGTTGTCCAGCCCTGCCGGAAGTCTGCACAGTCCAGCTAGTGCGAGCTTGAGCGGAAGTGCGTCACAAAATCAACCTCCGCCGTCACCCCAGGAGGAACAGAAGCTCGCCCAAAAGCAGTGGAGTTATTGTACGCAACTGTGCAAATACATGTACGAGGAAGGGCTGCTGGATAAATCCGAATTTCTCAACTGGGTGTTGGATTTGCTCGATAGGATGAAGTCTTCACCGTCGTCTGACGATGGAATTCTCAAGATTTATCTGCCTTTGGCGATGCAATATTTGCCTGATTTTGTTCAATCCGAGCGGTTCTGTCGTCGACTTGCGTATGCAGTGTGTAAGAAACTTGCCCATTTGATCAACACCATGGCCGATAGTCATAACTTGTGTTTGGCTGACACTGGGATCAAGCCAAAACAGGAAACGTCTGAACAAAAAGACAAATCTAGCAAAACCGCTAAAGATTGCGACACCAAGTTGGAAATTGCTCCCTTGCAAGTGAATCCATTTGAGACGATTTTCTCGGAGTTTATGAGTTGCTCGCACCATCACGATCTGTTCCTTCAGCTATCGGCAATCATACAGGTCATCACGCTGGAATGCCCAACTGCTTTGGTGTGGTGTGGAGTTGGCGAAACTAGATCATCCTCGGTCCTGGCCGGAAGTCCGCTGGACCATCTTCCGGTGGCTCCCTCTAGCTTACCGATGCCATCGAGGTGTGAAAAATCCAACAAAGAAGTAAGAGAACGATTACTACAGAGTGAGGAAAGCATCAAGCTTCGCTCAAGACATGCAGAATCTCGTTGGTGCGTTGATAAGTGGCAGACAGCCGCAGGAAACGCAAGCTTGAAAATCCTATCCGTGCTCGATGCGTTGGATGGCCACTGTTTCTTCCGTATGGATACGAACAACTCGTTGGACACTTTGTACCAGAAGATATTCCCTCCACTGCAGTTGCAAAAAGAATCGCCGAATAACAACGCTTCGGAAAGCAAAGATGGTTCCAACAAGATGCTAGAATACGTATGTAGTGATTTTATTATCTGAGAAtaggtttttgatatttttttttctctttaaggACGTTGAGCAAGACTCTTCCATAGTGAAGATTTTGTGTGAGTGGGCTGTTTCCTGGCAGCGATGGGGTGAACATCGAGCGATGGCTGTTGCCTGGCTTCTGGATAAGAggcaaagtgaaattttttcaaCGTATGAAAATGAGAGTGGAAACAATGCAAATTCGTCTGACGATAAGGACTCGGTCATCTCGGGAGGAGGAACTGGCCTTCCGGTGTTCCAGAACATTCTCATGACGTTTCTCGATAACGATGCACCGATTTCGGAGGAAAATGGCACAATCCAGAGCAAAAGCCAGTTTACCAATTTGGTGCATTTGTTCAGTGAATTGATAAGGCATGATGTGTTTTCTCACGATGCATACATGTGCACCTTGATATCTAGGGGAGATTTACTCACGGGAACCGGGATGTCTTTGTCAGATACGCAGCCGAGTTGCCAGACTGGCTTGGGCACGGGTCCCATCTCGAACAAGCCTGCATCTTCCTCACCGAACATCAACCAAGGAATTGAGGAGGATGTGATGCAGACTGATTTCAAAGCAAAGTTAGAAGATTTGGACGATTCAAACGTGGACGATGATTTGGATAAACTGCTGCAGCATATAAAGGAAGACCAGCAAAATTCGATGGACGCTCCGGATAGTCCGAAGGATCCGGAACACGCAACCGCACCAGTTACAAGTACCGTTTCCAACAAAACAGAATCATCGAGCAGACACTTTTTGTATACGGAACATTTTCCGTTGAGCCAGGACGACCCGATTTCGCTGCATGATTGCAATCAACGCTACATTCTGCTGTACGGAGTTGGCAAGGAACGAGACGAGAAGAAACATGCTGTCAAGAAAATGTCCAAAGAGATTTGCAAACTGTTCTCGAAGAAATTTAGCATCGATGTCGCTGAAGGTGGCAAAGTGAAGAAGCACTCGCGGAATGAGTTCAACTTTGAGGCAACCTCAAACAAATGCCAGTCGATGTCCTATTTTGATCAGCACGTGGTCACATGGCAATGTGCAGTGCAAGTTCAAGAAATGTTGAATAGTTTTTCGCTCGGAAACAGCAACTACCTTCCAGTTCAGGAGCACGTCGCCTTTCTGTTCGATCTGATGGAATCGGCATTTAACATTTACGGTTTGATAGATACGTGCATTCAGATATTGAAGGAACTCCCGGAGGTAGAGTTACAATTGATGAGCAAGAGCTCAGTTCTCGTCAAAAGCTACACAACTTCGCTCAGTTTGTACGTGGTTGGAGTTTTGCGGCGATACCATTGCTGTTTGCTACTGTCTCCAGAACAAACGATCGCCATTTTTGAGGGCCTCTGTCGTATTGTCAAGCATGTCAGTAACCCAAGTGACTGCAGCTCGGCCGAACGATGCATTTTGGCTTACTTGTACGATCTGTACTCGAACTGTGCCTCGCTGAAGACTCGTCCCCAGCAGGAGCCATTCCATAATGCATacccaaaaattaaacaagcGCTGTATACTCCTCTGCAACCAACTCCCTCTGCACATTCGTACAATGCACAGTTCATGGCAGATATCATAGCATCTCCACGGCGAGGTGGTAGAATTGAGCAAATTTGGGCTCGTCAGCTGAACGAATCAGCCTCGAATCGTTACAGCTTTGTCTGTAATGCTGTTATAGCCGTTACACGTGACATAGACAATGATACGCTGAATGATATCGCGGTTATGTGCTCTGAGCTAACAGCCTGTTGCAATGCCTTGTCTACGGAGTGGCTTGGTGCTCTCATAGCTCTGTGTGGTTCCAGCAAGGACGCCGGATATTATGTGGATTTAATCACACAAGTAAACATCCAAAATTCCGCGATACACAATGCTTTGTCTGTGTTTACCAGCATCCTGGTAGCGAGACACTGCTTTTCACTGGAAAATTTCATCGGATACGTCGCATTGCCAGCTTTGGTACAAGCTTGCAAGGGCCGCAGCGAATCGACGCCTGAAATTGAAGCCGGTGCCCGACTTTCATGCCATCTGCTACTGAGACTGTTCAAAACCGTCGAATGTCCCCAGCCTGGACTGTACTCGGTGAGCACGTCCCCAAACCCAATCACCACCGTTGGCCAAGCGCACAACATCAAGCTGAGCTGCGATCGACATTTGCTAGCCGCTGCCCATCAAAACATTGGAGTTGCTCCGGTTCTTGCCGTACTCAAGGGTATCCTCGTCGTCGGAGATGCCACTGCACAAAAGACGCAAACTTCCATTTTTTCCACTGGCAAACGGAGCGGATTGAATACGCCGGTGCATCCCGGAAGCACTCCCAAACATGCCGGCGATTTGAGCCACATTCTTGGCACGAGCGATTTATCCATCCTTGGCAACACGGACGAATCTATGCTGGATCTGACGTAAGTTCAAGctaatatttcttaaatttattgatttcttttttatttagttCCTTTCACAGGCTAGTTGAGTTTAATCAACTTTCACCAACCATTTCCGCTAAGACGGCCGCATGCAGGTgtgcatttttattatttattcttCGGTATATGTCGCATTTAAAATCACATTTACTTGTCTGTTTCTCATTTGTGTCTGTGTTTTCGAAATGGTTGGTGAATTCAACTGATTTGTAAAGCCATAAAAGAAACGGCAGAAAATAACCTTATTTTCCCCTTCAAATCCACAGACCAAGCAACGCGAACCAGGACAGCACGGCCAGCCTGTCCGATTTTGCCCAGCACGTGCTGCGTCAAATCTGTTCCCAGGAGTGGGTACTGGAGCGATGTCTTCAAAATGCGGAAGAGCTTTGCCAGCAAGGAATGCTGATCGATAATATGCTGACGGCCAAGCAGGCTCAACGTCTGCTGCACATGATCTGCTACCCCGAGAACGAGTCAAATTTGATTGCTGAAATGGATCAGAAGGCAATCATAGTTCGAATTTTGGAGAATCTCGAGCAGTGGTCGCTGCGAATTTCCTGGCTAGACCTACAGCTGATGTTCAAGCAGACCAACTGTACCCCCGAGCTGTCCAACTGGCTGGACATGGTGGCACGAGCTGCCATAGATGTGTTCCAAGTGCAAGATTGTAACGTGATGCGATCTCTGCTCGAGGGCCCAGGAAAACAGGAAAAAGCTAAGTCATCAATGTGGTTGGTAGCACCGCTGGTAGCGCGATTACCAAGTGCAGTGCAGGGACGCATCTTGAAAGTTTCGGGACAGGTCCTTGAAAGCACAAACATGTTTAGTAAAACAAAGGAAAACGCCGGAGGTAACAACAGCAGCATTGGGAGCCAAGGTGGAAACAGCAACAGCTCAATCAGCTCGAACGGAAGCGTAATGGCTAGCAAGCAGAGCACCCACCTGAACCATCAGCCCTTCCTGGGATTGGTGCTGACCTGTTTGAAGGGCCAGGACGAGCAGCGGGAAGGTCTTCTGCAGAGTCTGTACGCCCAACTGTCGCAGTTTTTGCAAAACAGAGATGTGAGTTTTAGCTTTTAATGcaaattgaatttgttttttttttcaattttgacttttttataaTAGGTTGAAACTATTGGTGGCATTGAAGATCCTTTGGGCTTTGAAAAGATGCTGGATGCTCTACAGTTGCGTTACTCACTTGTAGGAGGACTGTTCGATGCGATTCAGAAAAATTCCACATCTACCAGCGATTGGTCGATACTATTCGCGCAGCTTATCTCTCAGGGTGTGATTGATTTGAGCAACAATTCGTAAGTTTTTGAAGGGGCGCCCTTTTTTGTTGCATGATACCGAATTAAAATTCTCGTTTCAAATTTCCAGCGAATTATTCACTACGACTTTGGATATGCTAGCAACTTTGATTCACTCGACCTTGGTCTCAGACAGCAGCCAATCGGAACGAGATGAAACAAAGAAGCAGTACACCAATTTGATGAAGAAACTACGAAAAGAGCTGGGAGATAAAAATAATCCGTCGATTAAGTATGTCCGCCAGTTGCTGCCGCTGGCCAAGCAGACCTGTGAGGTAATTGCGTGTGAACCCGCCGGAAGCTCAACCGATGCCAAGGGAAACAAAATCAACATCGATAGCATTGAGAAGAAGCATGTAAGTATTTGTTACTTCATTTGAAGAGTTACACCCAACTTATAAATCTTTCAATTTCAGGGTCTGCGATTGGCTGACAAACAGCGAGTAAGCGTTTGGGATTTGTTGGAAGGACATAAAAATCCTGCTCCGCTGTCGTGGGCATGGTTTGGAGCGGTTAAAATTGAACGCAAACCGTTGGCCTACGAAGAAACGCATCGTTTGTTGAAATATCATACGCACAGTTTGGTCAAACCAAGCAGTTACTATTATGAAGCCCTGTCGCTGCCTCCGGAAGATCTGGAACCGCTGCCAGATAAATCGAAGGACGATATGAAGGCCGATACCCCTACGTCGGACCAGTCTCCAGCTCCAGCCGGCAAGAAGGGCAAGTCGCAAGCAAGAAAACGTAAGCCTAAAGGTGGATCCACACCGCAAACTTCGCAACAAGCTGGACAACTGCAAGGCATGTCCGGTCAGCCGGGTGCTCCAGTTCAAGCGaatcagcagcaacaacagcaacagcagcagcaacttcaGCAGtcgcaacaacaacagcaacaacagca from Culex quinquefasciatus strain JHB chromosome 3, VPISU_Cqui_1.0_pri_paternal, whole genome shotgun sequence includes:
- the LOC6046096 gene encoding UPF0687 protein C20orf27 homolog, which codes for MGEEHHVHFDAAVINDELHDNTVIYQISGEGKQLTVHLGFLQIKHRYRLELNIPVNALAEAGFDVGSNKSFIVEEKAIPNINCKLLTFPTNILTDRDGKQHYTVEVEFFAHKEKLLKEHLEVCGSEDHDRKLHLTFVARVLGRGKGTPMLRDGIHLISVEDNEESELSDWQGFPAK